The window TCCTTTTTCATTCCATACCCAATAAAGCCTTCGCTTCTATTGACGTAAAGCTTTTGGTTATTAGCTGCAACTGTATGCGCCTCAATATTATCAAAACTCTTGATTTCTGTTTTGCGCTCCCTACCTTTACCGTATTTATCTAATAACTTTTGGTAATACTCAATAGCATATTCAGTTAAGTTAGCTAAATGATGCTCCACTTGTTCTAATTCTTCTTGAAGCTTACGCATCAATTCATCAGCCTTAAACTTATCAAATTTGGAGATTCGTTTGATTTTGATCTCTGTTAAGCGGATGATATCATCTTGAGTAATATCTCTGTAAAACTCTGGCTTAAAAGGATCTAAGCCTTTATCGATTGTTTCAAGAACAGCTTCCCATGTTTCACATTCCTCAATATCTCTGTAGATTCTATTTTCAATGAAGATTTTCTCTAATGAAGAAAACAGCAATTTCTCCATTAACTCTCCTTTTCTAATTTCTAGCTCCCGCTCAAGTAAATTTAATGTATCCTCTACATTTTTCTTTAAAATATCTGTAACAGGAAGGAAATGAGGTTTATCCTCTATAATGACGCAGGCATTGGGTGAAATTGAAACTTCACAATCCGTGAAAGCATACAACGCATCAATCGTAATATCAGGAGATTGATTAGCGGCTAATTGCACCTCAATTTCAACATCTTTAGCTGTATTATCGATTACCTTTTTAATCTTAATTTTACCCTTATCATTGGCTTTAATGATGGATTCAATTAGACCAGTAGTGGTAGTTCCGAATGGAATATTCTTAATTAATAAAGTTCGTTTTTCTCCTTCCTCTATTTTAGCTCTAACCCTAATTTTACCCCCTCTTAATCCTTGGTTATAATCGGTAAAATCAGCCATACCACCTGTCGGGAAATCAGGATAGATTTCAACTTTCTTATTTTTAAGGACTTTTATACAGGCTTCAATTAGCTCTATAAAGTTATGTGGCAAAATCTTGGTCGATAAACCTACCGCAATACCTTCTACCCCTTGTGCTAATAATAATGGAAATTTAACGGGTAATGTAACCGGTTCTTTTTTACGTCCATCATATGAAAGCTGCCATTCGGTTGTCTGAGAATTGAAAACTACATCTAAAGCAAATTTAGATAAACGAGCCTCAATATAACGTGGTGCTGCTGAGCTATCTCCAGTACGAATATCCCCCCAATTCCCTTGGGTTTCAATCAAGATATCCTTCTGCCCCATGTTCACAATGGCATCTCCAATGGAAGCATCACCATGTGGATGATACTGCATGGTCTGTCCAATAATGTTCGCTACTTTATTGAACCTACCATCATCCATCTCCTTCATGGCATGCATAATACGCCTCTGAACTGGCTTAAAGCCATCTTCATTTGCTGGGACTGCACGCTCCAAAATCACATAAGATGCATAATCCAGAAACCAGTTTTCATACATTCCTGAAACCGGAATCACATCATGAAGCTTATCTTTATCTTCTCCGTTTTGATTGTTTAGCTCGTTATTTTCGTTATTCTCTTCCATTTGATTGAACCAAAAACGATATTACTTTAATTTTTTTAAATCTTTAATCTTAGAATTAAGCGTCTGCCAATTCCTCTTCTAAGTCTTTTTCAACTCTTAATTTATCAATGATAAACTGCTGACGCTCCATGGTATTAGTACCCATATAGAAAGTTAAGAGGTCTTTGATTTTGGTTTGGTTGTTTAAAATGATCGGATCAAGTTTGATGTTATCACCAATGAATTCTCCAAATTCCTCAGGAGAAATCTCTCCAAGTCCTTTAAATCGAGTGATCTCTGCCGATTTACCTATCTTTTCAATTGCTTTTCTTCTTTCTTCATCCGAATAGCAATAAATCGTTTCTTTTTTATTTCTAACCCTGAACAATGGAGTATCTAAAATATATAAATGACCTTCTCTTACTAAGTCTGGAAAGAATTGAAGAAAGAAAGTCATCAGCAGCAAACGAATATGCATACCGTCTACATCGGCATCAGTTGCAATAATTACTTTCCTATAACGTAATCCTTCTAATCCTTCTTCAATATTCAAAGCATGTTGTAAGAGGTTGAATTCCTCATTCTCATACACCAATTTCTTGGTTTTGCCATAGCAATTTAAAGGCTTACCTCTCAAACTAAACACGGCCTGAGTTTGCACATCACGTGACTTAGTTATAGAACCTGATGCAGAGTCACCCTCGGTAATGAAAATCATGGTATCATCCTTCTTATCATGCTTATCATTATCATAATGCACTCTACAATCCCTTAATTTTTTGTTATGTAGATTAGCCTTTTTCGCTCTTTCATTAGCAAGCTTTTTAATACCTGCCATGTCCTTACGTTCCCTTTCAGATTGCATGATACGCTTTTGAAGGGCTTCAGCAGTTTGAGGATTTTTATGAAGGAAATCGTCTAATGCTTTCTTTACAAAATCATTGATGAAAGTACGCATAGTTGGACCATCAGGTGCTACATTTTGCGAACCTAACTTTGTTTTAGTTTGGGATTCAAACACTGGCTCTTGAACACGAACTGCAATTGCACC is drawn from Marivirga arenosa and contains these coding sequences:
- a CDS encoding DNA gyrase/topoisomerase IV subunit A is translated as MEENNENNELNNQNGEDKDKLHDVIPVSGMYENWFLDYASYVILERAVPANEDGFKPVQRRIMHAMKEMDDGRFNKVANIIGQTMQYHPHGDASIGDAIVNMGQKDILIETQGNWGDIRTGDSSAAPRYIEARLSKFALDVVFNSQTTEWQLSYDGRKKEPVTLPVKFPLLLAQGVEGIAVGLSTKILPHNFIELIEACIKVLKNKKVEIYPDFPTGGMADFTDYNQGLRGGKIRVRAKIEEGEKRTLLIKNIPFGTTTTGLIESIIKANDKGKIKIKKVIDNTAKDVEIEVQLAANQSPDITIDALYAFTDCEVSISPNACVIIEDKPHFLPVTDILKKNVEDTLNLLERELEIRKGELMEKLLFSSLEKIFIENRIYRDIEECETWEAVLETIDKGLDPFKPEFYRDITQDDIIRLTEIKIKRISKFDKFKADELMRKLQEELEQVEHHLANLTEYAIEYYQKLLDKYGKGRERKTEIKSFDNIEAHTVAANNQKLYVNRSEGFIGYGMKKDEFVTDCSDLDDVIAFKRDGTYKVVKIDEKVFVGKDIIHVDIFRKNDERRVYNAAYLDGKTGRTMVKRFQVLSVTRDREYDLTKKAKGSKVLYLEARPNGESEVINVKLSNACRARVKVFDFDFAELEIKGRSAGGNILTKYPVKKIEFKLLGESSFGGLKVYYDESVGKLNTDERGQLIGSFHGDDNILVVYKDGSYELTNYELTNRYDGEKVQLIEKFDPNGVISSVYYDGASKNYYVKRFQIETRTLNKPFVFISEHKKSSLTIVSTDKEPQVEIEFRKGKGREKETAIYDFDMLIDVKGWKAIGNKLSQYEVTKVKLIESKKEEKEYKSGDSVDLNIDEDKEQLGLF
- a CDS encoding DNA topoisomerase IV subunit B — encoded protein: MADIQYDEDSIKSLDWREHIRMRPGMYIGKLGDGSSPDDGIYVLVKEVIDNSIDEHMMGYGKTIEVKITDQRVEVRDYGRGIPLGKVVDCVSKINTGGKYDSGAFQKSVGLNGVGTKAVNALSNYFKVQAFREGQTKVAEFEKGIIKNDANVDSSNKRNGTLIAFEPDDTVFKNYHFIPGFLEEQMWNYAFLNAGLTINFNGEKFHSANGLKDLLDRKTDDETNRYPIIHLRGDDIEMAMTHANQYGEEYYSFVNGQNTTQGGTHLVAFKEAIVRTIRDFYGKNYDPSDIRQAIVGAIAVRVQEPVFESQTKTKLGSQNVAPDGPTMRTFINDFVKKALDDFLHKNPQTAEALQKRIMQSERERKDMAGIKKLANERAKKANLHNKKLRDCRVHYDNDKHDKKDDTMIFITEGDSASGSITKSRDVQTQAVFSLRGKPLNCYGKTKKLVYENEEFNLLQHALNIEEGLEGLRYRKVIIATDADVDGMHIRLLLMTFFLQFFPDLVREGHLYILDTPLFRVRNKKETIYCYSDEERRKAIEKIGKSAEITRFKGLGEISPEEFGEFIGDNIKLDPIILNNQTKIKDLLTFYMGTNTMERQQFIIDKLRVEKDLEEELADA